In the genome of Gemmatimonas sp. UBA7669, the window TGACTCCCTGCTTCGGCACCTTCAAGACGGTGAGAAGCGTGGCATGCCACACTCGAGGCCGATGCCAAGCATCGGTCGGCGTTGCCACGAGCTCCGCATCGTGGACGCGGGTAAGACGTGGCGCGTGATCTACCGACTGGATCCAGACGCGATTGTAATCGCCGATGTATTCCAGAAGTTAACGACGTCCACGCCGGGCCGGGTTATCACTGACTGCATGCG includes:
- a CDS encoding type II toxin-antitoxin system RelE/ParE family toxin, which encodes MDPRAGDCGRWLSGERKGTPPFSSASQLKADSLLRHLQDGEKRGMPHSRPMPSIGRRCHELRIVDAGKTWRVIYRLDPDAIVIADVFQKLTTSTPGRVITDCMRRLALYDQLTKGD